Proteins encoded together in one Planctomyces sp. SH-PL14 window:
- a CDS encoding AAA family ATPase encodes MKTLSAGEFTPRQAACVDTVRRCLAFHPLIHLSARDGTGRTSILEALHKELGGSMVTIRDYVKVTAGKPPLGTDEWLCDLLIRRLKKHETVFVDDFHLAQAVSQNCNNPRSDYLSAAMEAVSDYAERSGRRLIVATQGRLNEELAKRMVGCGIGLFAEEDFAAIGRNCLGDSSQQVDWTKVHRFAPYLTARELRKSCAWLVAHETPLDTDSLLEYLASHHLASNVEIDEVDDIELSDLFGVDEVVAALEENIVLPLTDDELAEELDLQPKRGVLLAGPPGTGKTTVGRALAHRLGGKFFLVDGTAISGTDHFYHQIDFTFRRAVHNSPSVVFIDDSDVIFESGKEHGLYRYLLTKLDGLESASAGRVCVMLTAMDVGNIPPALVRSGRIELWLEMRLPDPAARQKILEQHIDGQPLFEGVDLAPVVERSDEFSGADLKRLVQDAKLAYAGDRKANRPTVPIGERLVAAANQIRRNREVYAEAEARANARRPTRPQWFSPMSDFHRAGVSQNGNGDAD; translated from the coding sequence ATGAAAACACTCTCTGCGGGAGAATTCACTCCCCGTCAGGCGGCGTGCGTCGACACCGTTCGCCGCTGCCTCGCCTTTCATCCCCTCATCCACCTCTCGGCCCGCGACGGTACCGGCCGGACCAGCATCCTCGAAGCTCTTCACAAGGAGCTCGGGGGGTCGATGGTCACCATCCGGGACTACGTGAAGGTGACCGCCGGCAAGCCTCCGCTGGGAACCGACGAGTGGCTGTGCGACCTCCTGATCCGCCGGCTGAAGAAGCACGAGACCGTCTTCGTCGACGACTTCCACCTCGCCCAGGCGGTCTCCCAGAACTGCAACAACCCCCGCTCCGATTACCTGTCCGCCGCCATGGAAGCGGTCTCGGATTACGCCGAGCGGTCCGGCCGCCGGCTGATCGTCGCGACCCAGGGGCGTCTCAATGAAGAACTCGCCAAGCGGATGGTCGGCTGCGGAATCGGGCTCTTCGCGGAAGAGGACTTCGCCGCGATCGGAAGGAACTGCCTGGGGGATTCGAGCCAGCAGGTTGACTGGACCAAGGTCCACCGCTTCGCTCCGTACCTCACCGCGCGGGAGCTCCGCAAAAGCTGCGCGTGGCTCGTGGCGCACGAGACCCCGCTCGACACCGACTCGCTGCTCGAGTACCTGGCGAGCCACCATCTCGCGAGCAACGTCGAGATCGACGAGGTCGACGACATCGAACTCTCCGATCTCTTCGGAGTCGATGAGGTCGTGGCCGCTCTGGAGGAGAACATCGTCCTCCCGCTGACGGACGACGAACTGGCCGAGGAACTCGACCTGCAGCCCAAGCGGGGCGTCCTGCTCGCGGGGCCCCCGGGAACCGGCAAGACGACCGTCGGCCGGGCCCTGGCGCATCGCCTCGGAGGAAAGTTCTTTCTGGTCGACGGGACGGCGATCTCGGGGACCGATCACTTCTACCACCAGATCGACTTCACCTTCCGCCGGGCGGTCCACAACTCACCGTCGGTCGTGTTCATCGACGACAGCGACGTGATCTTCGAGAGCGGCAAGGAGCACGGACTTTACCGCTACCTGCTGACGAAGCTCGACGGGCTGGAGAGCGCGAGCGCCGGGCGGGTCTGCGTCATGCTGACGGCGATGGACGTCGGCAACATCCCGCCGGCCCTCGTCCGATCCGGGCGGATCGAGCTGTGGCTCGAAATGCGTCTGCCGGATCCGGCAGCCCGGCAGAAGATCCTGGAGCAGCACATCGACGGCCAACCGCTGTTCGAGGGGGTCGACCTGGCTCCCGTCGTCGAGCGATCGGACGAGTTCTCGGGGGCGGACCTCAAGCGGCTCGTGCAGGACGCCAAGCTGGCGTACGCGGGAGACCGGAAGGCGAACCGGCCGACGGTCCCGATCGGGGAACGGCTCGTGGCCGCGGCAAACCAGATCCGCCGCAACCGGGAGGTCTACGCGGAGGCCGAAGCGCGGGCGAATGCTCGCCGGCCGACGCGTCCGCAGTGGTTCAGCCCAATGTCGGACTTTCACCGGGCCGGTGTATCACAGAACGGCAATGGCGACGCGGACTGA
- a CDS encoding S1C family serine protease yields MVRSVWILLVLGCLGAAGGASAQDKTSPVKSEAASPAPPTASASSEANTGLKVPPVFSKKKPETLADLREMEAHLKAVAAKVGPTVVGLQIGRAQGSGVIVTGDGYVLTAGHVSGAPDGRARVILPSGQIVEGRTLGRVRGSDAGLIKIQGERTDWPHTAMAAEGSIEEGEWCLTLGHPGGFNKERAAPLRFGRVLGMSPNTIQTDCELVGGDSGGPVFDMAGQVIGINSRIGPQTAMNFHVAIDVYREHWETMKSGEDVKEHSGAFLGIAGTKVSAGLKITKVFRDSPADKAGLKADDVLVTFQGKKVDELEQLIELVGEEEPGRKVRLQVLRDGKPKDFELTLAVLPD; encoded by the coding sequence ATGGTCCGTTCGGTCTGGATCCTGTTGGTGCTGGGATGTCTCGGCGCGGCCGGTGGTGCGTCGGCCCAGGACAAGACCTCTCCGGTCAAATCGGAAGCCGCATCCCCTGCTCCGCCGACCGCCTCCGCTTCCAGTGAGGCGAACACCGGCCTGAAAGTCCCGCCGGTCTTCTCCAAAAAGAAGCCCGAGACGCTCGCCGACCTGCGGGAGATGGAAGCCCATCTCAAAGCGGTCGCGGCCAAGGTCGGTCCGACGGTCGTGGGGCTGCAGATCGGCCGGGCCCAGGGGAGCGGGGTCATCGTCACCGGGGATGGGTATGTGCTGACGGCCGGCCACGTCTCGGGCGCTCCGGACGGACGGGCACGGGTGATCCTGCCGTCAGGTCAGATCGTCGAGGGGCGAACGCTCGGACGGGTGCGGGGCTCGGACGCCGGCCTCATCAAGATCCAGGGAGAACGCACCGACTGGCCGCACACCGCCATGGCGGCGGAAGGCTCCATCGAAGAGGGAGAGTGGTGCCTCACGCTCGGCCACCCAGGCGGATTCAATAAGGAGCGGGCCGCGCCGCTGCGGTTCGGCCGGGTTCTGGGGATGTCTCCGAACACGATCCAGACCGACTGCGAACTCGTCGGCGGCGATTCGGGGGGGCCGGTCTTCGACATGGCGGGACAGGTGATCGGGATCAACAGCCGCATCGGGCCGCAGACGGCGATGAACTTCCACGTGGCGATCGACGTCTATCGCGAGCACTGGGAGACAATGAAGTCGGGCGAGGACGTCAAGGAGCACTCGGGGGCGTTCCTGGGGATCGCGGGGACAAAGGTCTCGGCCGGGCTCAAGATCACCAAGGTGTTCCGGGACTCGCCGGCGGACAAGGCGGGACTGAAGGCGGATGACGTCCTGGTGACCTTTCAGGGAAAGAAGGTCGACGAGCTGGAGCAGCTGATCGAGCTCGTGGGCGAGGAGGAGCCGGGTCGCAAGGTGCGACTGCAGGTCCTGCGGGACGGGAAGCCGAAGGATTTCGAGCTCACTCTGGCCGTGCTGCCGGACTAG
- a CDS encoding argininosuccinate synthase, which produces MADKVVLAYSGGLDTSVLVGWLMDEGYEVHCLYVDLGQPCENRQEILEKARKIGAASSEAVDAREELCRDFAFPVMQWQAKYENIYLLGTSIARPLIAKKCLERAREVGAVAFAHGATGKGNDQCRFQLAAEALQPDVKIIAPWRMEKYRAQFPGRKEMIEYCEKKNIPVKASIAKPYSSDENCLHISYEAGKLEDPQVDGIATVDFGMTVSPQEAPDKEEVVTIGFASGVPISVNGKKLNADDLVLKLNEIGGRNGVGRIDIIENRFVGMKSRGVYEAPGMTLLYAAHQGLEQMTLDRDLTHLRDRLAPEVAEMVYYGFWYCAKMDALMAFLEETEKPVTGEVQLTLYKGNVRVSSRKSPFSLYDDAIASMEAGGSYNQTDAEGFLRIMGLPLRVQGRVRPRSY; this is translated from the coding sequence GTGGCAGACAAAGTCGTTTTGGCGTACAGCGGTGGTTTGGATACGTCGGTCCTCGTGGGCTGGCTGATGGACGAGGGCTACGAAGTCCACTGCCTGTACGTGGACCTCGGCCAGCCGTGCGAAAACCGGCAGGAGATCCTCGAGAAGGCCCGCAAGATCGGGGCCGCCTCGTCGGAAGCGGTTGACGCTCGCGAGGAGCTCTGCCGCGACTTCGCCTTCCCGGTCATGCAGTGGCAGGCCAAGTACGAGAACATCTATCTCCTCGGCACCTCGATCGCCCGGCCGCTCATCGCCAAGAAGTGCCTGGAGCGGGCCCGCGAAGTCGGCGCCGTCGCCTTTGCCCACGGGGCGACCGGCAAGGGAAACGACCAGTGCCGGTTCCAGCTCGCCGCCGAGGCGCTGCAGCCGGACGTCAAGATCATCGCTCCGTGGCGGATGGAGAAGTACCGGGCCCAGTTCCCCGGCCGCAAGGAGATGATCGAGTACTGCGAGAAGAAGAACATTCCGGTGAAGGCGAGCATCGCCAAGCCGTATTCGAGCGACGAGAACTGCCTCCACATCAGCTACGAGGCGGGGAAGCTCGAGGATCCGCAGGTGGACGGGATCGCGACGGTCGACTTCGGGATGACGGTCTCGCCGCAGGAGGCTCCGGACAAGGAAGAGGTCGTGACGATCGGCTTCGCGTCGGGCGTTCCGATCTCGGTGAACGGGAAGAAGCTGAATGCCGATGACCTGGTTCTGAAGCTGAACGAGATCGGCGGCCGGAATGGTGTCGGCCGGATCGACATCATTGAGAACCGCTTCGTGGGGATGAAGAGCCGCGGCGTGTACGAGGCTCCGGGGATGACGCTGCTGTATGCCGCGCACCAGGGTCTGGAGCAGATGACGCTCGACCGGGACCTGACGCACCTGCGGGACCGGCTGGCGCCGGAAGTGGCCGAGATGGTGTATTACGGCTTCTGGTACTGCGCGAAGATGGACGCCCTGATGGCGTTCCTGGAAGAGACGGAGAAGCCGGTGACCGGGGAAGTGCAGCTGACGCTGTATAAGGGGAACGTGCGGGTGAGCAGCCGCAAGTCGCCGTTCAGCCTGTACGACGATGCGATTGCCTCGATGGAGGCGGGTGGCAGCTATAACCAGACGGATGCGGAAGGTTTCCTGCGGATCATGGGTCTGCCGCTGCGAGTCCAGGGCCGAGTCCGTCCGCGAAGCTACTGA
- the gmd gene encoding GDP-mannose 4,6-dehydratase has product MSLLPPRLARKALVTGVTGQDGSYLAELLVQKGYEVWGMMRRSSLRNTQRLSPLEYAMRREDTRLHLCHGDLSDTSSIRRILDEVRPDEIYNLGAQSHVHVSFEMPEYTADVTGVGTVRMLEAIHQLQLPAKFYQASTSELYGKVRETPQTETTPFHPRSPYGAAKAYSFEITRVYRESYAMFAVNGILFNHESPRRGETFVTRKITRAAAAIAAGRQRVLKLGNLEARRDWGFAGDFVEAMWLMLQAQEPRDYVIATGETHAVREFCSLAFDRAGLPLSWQGSGVNERGIGPSGEVLVEVDPQFFRPAEVDLLIGDATRARNDLGWKPKVTFEQLVNLMVDHDISLLEAC; this is encoded by the coding sequence ATGAGCCTGCTCCCTCCCCGACTCGCCCGCAAAGCCCTCGTCACCGGAGTTACCGGGCAGGATGGGTCCTACCTCGCCGAACTGCTCGTACAGAAAGGCTACGAAGTCTGGGGAATGATGCGGCGGTCCTCCCTCCGCAACACCCAGCGGCTCTCTCCGCTCGAATACGCGATGCGCCGCGAGGACACCCGCCTCCACCTCTGCCACGGCGATCTCTCCGACACCTCGTCCATCCGCCGCATCCTCGACGAGGTCCGCCCCGACGAGATCTACAACCTCGGCGCCCAGTCTCACGTCCACGTCAGCTTCGAGATGCCCGAATACACGGCCGACGTTACCGGCGTCGGGACCGTCCGAATGCTCGAAGCGATCCACCAGCTCCAGCTCCCCGCGAAGTTCTACCAGGCGTCGACCTCCGAGCTGTACGGCAAGGTCCGCGAGACCCCCCAGACCGAGACGACCCCCTTCCACCCCCGCAGCCCCTACGGCGCCGCCAAGGCCTACTCCTTCGAAATCACCCGTGTCTACCGCGAGTCCTACGCGATGTTCGCCGTCAACGGGATCCTCTTCAATCACGAGTCGCCGCGCCGCGGCGAGACCTTCGTGACGCGGAAGATCACCCGGGCCGCCGCGGCTATCGCGGCCGGCCGGCAACGGGTTCTGAAGCTCGGAAACCTCGAGGCCCGCCGCGACTGGGGCTTTGCGGGGGACTTCGTCGAGGCGATGTGGCTCATGCTCCAGGCCCAAGAGCCCCGCGACTACGTCATCGCCACCGGCGAGACCCACGCGGTCCGCGAGTTCTGCTCACTCGCCTTCGACCGTGCCGGCCTGCCGCTTTCATGGCAGGGCTCTGGAGTCAACGAGCGCGGGATCGGCCCCTCGGGAGAGGTATTGGTCGAGGTCGACCCGCAGTTCTTCCGGCCCGCCGAAGTCGATCTCCTGATCGGCGACGCAACGCGGGCCCGGAACGACCTGGGCTGGAAGCCCAAGGTCACGTTTGAGCAACTGGTCAACCTGATGGTTGACCACGACATCTCACTGCTCGAAGCCTGCTGA
- a CDS encoding carboxypeptidase-like regulatory domain-containing protein, whose amino-acid sequence MRTSGSNWRHVCVLNWARQALLLAAIVLGITSPASALILGGEGNDPINDPGWPAGAAAVFNTESRIAYWEGPPFGGGQYHAECRGNAAVFNLVLEDFAKIEAKTKRLVVHDGEGASFWLNTNSAPEKKAAAVTDWTFIVWVPANWQRQRKLPVGFRPPDVLPDREEPPVQIDVYTGGRIIWSDVVVPEGIEVVDERLEAHGFKPSDGTVLEGIVTAADGGKPVAATISIEEMESNPKGGYLYTEKTKATTDATGRWVVKNCPPGRIRLVARADGHAPRVLGHRQVTDEPRWASLPTSLAKSATITGQVVDGDGKPLEGVKVRLDQVSAGDGMQYEIPDDREFVTAADGRFKAEALPRGTAALWTWKEGYCKLGLAQPMKTPAEDVVLKMFPAAEVTITVPEDLLPTSGGYIVNMVPKGGEAVGKWSGSGNIDGDRKMVFRNVPPGEYRITGRPNPGSANDETPPVAVDLKGGEKTEVTLKPKS is encoded by the coding sequence ATGCGCACATCTGGATCGAACTGGCGTCACGTGTGTGTTCTCAACTGGGCCCGCCAGGCCCTCCTCCTGGCTGCGATCGTCCTGGGAATCACCTCCCCAGCCTCAGCCCTCATCCTCGGGGGCGAAGGAAACGACCCGATCAACGACCCCGGCTGGCCCGCTGGAGCCGCCGCTGTCTTCAATACCGAATCCCGCATCGCCTACTGGGAAGGCCCCCCCTTCGGGGGCGGACAGTACCACGCCGAATGCCGCGGCAACGCGGCCGTCTTCAACCTCGTCCTCGAAGACTTCGCCAAGATCGAGGCCAAGACAAAACGCCTCGTCGTCCATGACGGCGAAGGAGCCAGCTTCTGGCTCAACACGAACAGCGCCCCCGAAAAGAAGGCGGCCGCCGTCACCGACTGGACCTTCATCGTCTGGGTTCCGGCCAACTGGCAGCGGCAGCGCAAACTTCCAGTCGGCTTCCGCCCGCCCGACGTCCTCCCGGATCGCGAAGAGCCCCCCGTCCAGATCGACGTCTACACCGGCGGACGGATCATCTGGTCCGACGTCGTCGTCCCCGAAGGGATCGAAGTCGTCGACGAACGCCTCGAAGCCCACGGCTTTAAACCATCGGATGGCACCGTTCTCGAAGGAATCGTAACCGCAGCCGACGGCGGCAAGCCGGTGGCCGCCACGATCTCGATCGAGGAGATGGAGTCCAATCCCAAGGGGGGCTACCTCTACACCGAGAAGACGAAGGCCACGACCGATGCCACAGGCCGCTGGGTCGTCAAGAACTGTCCGCCGGGGCGAATTCGGCTCGTCGCGCGGGCCGACGGCCACGCGCCGCGGGTCCTGGGGCACCGGCAGGTGACCGACGAACCACGGTGGGCCAGCCTCCCGACGTCGCTCGCCAAGTCGGCGACGATCACCGGCCAGGTCGTCGACGGTGACGGAAAGCCGCTCGAAGGGGTCAAGGTCCGCCTGGACCAGGTCTCGGCCGGCGACGGCATGCAGTACGAGATCCCGGACGACCGCGAGTTCGTGACCGCCGCCGACGGCCGGTTCAAGGCCGAGGCCCTCCCTCGCGGGACCGCCGCTCTCTGGACCTGGAAAGAAGGCTACTGCAAGCTCGGCTTGGCCCAGCCGATGAAGACGCCTGCGGAGGACGTCGTCCTCAAGATGTTCCCTGCCGCGGAAGTCACAATCACGGTGCCGGAGGATCTTCTCCCGACATCGGGAGGCTACATCGTCAACATGGTCCCCAAGGGGGGCGAAGCGGTCGGAAAGTGGTCCGGCTCGGGGAACATCGACGGCGACCGGAAGATGGTGTTCCGCAACGTCCCGCCGGGCGAATACCGGATCACCGGGCGTCCCAACCCCGGCAGCGCAAACGACGAGACGCCACCCGTGGCGGTCGACCTCAAGGGGGGCGAGAAGACCGAGGTAACGCTCAAGCCCAAGTCGTAA
- a CDS encoding VTT domain-containing protein, producing MSQAMAWVQWLIGLAKPENLRVMAAAYGWVGYVLLTAIIFSETGLLIGFFLPGDSLLFATGFLASQRVFDLTLILTILSVAAIVGDALNYSLGHRAGVHVFEKGRLRFVKHEHLMAAKAFYDRHGGKAIILARFVPLVRTFTPFVAGVAGMNYRQFALYNIAGGIGWVVSMTMAGYFLGQIPWVEKNFEKVTLMIIFISILPVLIGAWKHRREVAAQQRATA from the coding sequence ATGTCTCAGGCGATGGCGTGGGTGCAGTGGCTGATCGGTCTGGCCAAGCCGGAAAACCTCCGTGTCATGGCCGCCGCCTACGGCTGGGTCGGCTATGTGCTGCTCACCGCGATCATCTTCAGCGAGACCGGGCTCCTGATCGGGTTCTTCCTGCCGGGGGACTCGCTCCTCTTTGCGACGGGATTCCTGGCCAGCCAGCGGGTGTTCGACCTCACCCTGATCCTGACGATCCTCTCTGTGGCGGCGATTGTGGGAGACGCGCTCAACTACTCGCTCGGCCATCGGGCGGGGGTGCATGTCTTCGAGAAGGGCCGGCTGCGTTTCGTGAAGCACGAGCACCTGATGGCGGCCAAGGCGTTCTATGATCGGCACGGCGGCAAGGCGATTATCCTGGCCCGGTTCGTCCCTCTCGTCCGAACGTTCACGCCCTTTGTGGCCGGCGTGGCGGGGATGAACTACCGGCAGTTCGCTCTCTACAACATCGCGGGCGGGATCGGCTGGGTCGTCTCGATGACGATGGCGGGGTACTTCCTCGGGCAGATCCCGTGGGTCGAGAAGAACTTCGAGAAGGTGACGCTGATGATCATCTTCATCAGCATCCTGCCGGTACTGATCGGGGCCTGGAAGCATCGTCGGGAAGTCGCCGCTCAGCAGCGGGCGACCGCCTGA
- a CDS encoding ArsC family (seleno)protein yields MAAQVDWYYHRKGCKTCSRMDALLEQCGLSAKEVVSANKTKLSFDDAKELVSQVNRIVASKGTKPVGIDLKKEQPTEEELLALLIGPTGNLRAPTIRRGKTLFVGFHEETFAPALGGK; encoded by the coding sequence ATGGCTGCTCAAGTCGACTGGTATTACCACCGTAAGGGCTGCAAGACGTGCAGCCGGATGGATGCGCTGCTGGAGCAGTGTGGTCTGTCGGCCAAGGAAGTGGTGAGCGCCAACAAGACCAAGCTGAGCTTTGACGACGCGAAGGAACTGGTGTCGCAGGTGAACCGGATTGTCGCTTCGAAGGGGACGAAGCCGGTCGGGATCGATCTCAAGAAGGAGCAGCCGACCGAGGAGGAGCTGCTGGCGCTTCTGATCGGGCCGACGGGGAACTTGCGGGCACCGACGATCCGTCGGGGGAAGACGTTGTTTGTGGGCTTTCACGAAGAGACGTTCGCGCCGGCGCTGGGCGGGAAGTAG
- a CDS encoding RNA polymerase sigma factor translates to MAPHRHDPLEALNEQLLVLRAQGNDRAAFHDLMALYDRRVAYYVRRMLSDPAQALDVTQEIWLRVYRRLPTLRSPAAFRVWLYRIAHDLVVTHCRRRPREESRDDLDGLSEGDVGNEFELLERAELVHHGLAQLTSEQREVLTLRFLEGLEPAEIASVVQCPAGTVRSRLHYALRAIRRLIEGDHHAGS, encoded by the coding sequence ATGGCCCCGCACCGGCACGATCCTCTTGAGGCCCTCAACGAGCAGCTGCTCGTCCTGCGGGCTCAGGGGAACGACCGGGCGGCGTTCCATGACCTGATGGCGCTCTATGACCGCCGCGTGGCCTACTACGTCCGGCGGATGTTGAGCGATCCGGCCCAGGCCCTGGATGTGACGCAGGAAATCTGGCTGCGGGTCTATCGGCGGCTGCCGACGTTGCGGTCTCCGGCTGCCTTTCGAGTGTGGCTGTATCGGATTGCGCATGACCTGGTCGTGACGCACTGCCGACGCCGGCCGCGGGAGGAGAGCCGGGATGATCTCGACGGACTCTCGGAGGGGGATGTCGGGAACGAGTTCGAGTTACTGGAACGAGCCGAGCTCGTGCATCACGGACTGGCGCAGTTGACGTCGGAGCAGCGGGAGGTGTTGACGCTGCGGTTTCTGGAGGGACTGGAGCCGGCGGAGATCGCGTCGGTGGTGCAGTGTCCGGCGGGGACGGTTCGCTCGCGGCTGCACTATGCGTTGCGGGCCATCCGCCGGCTCATTGAAGGAGACCATCATGCCGGATCATGA
- the scpB gene encoding SMC-Scp complex subunit ScpB has product MTGHSLSGPLRSPIARATETRNAAEFRRVFFRRRTIAAAESSERSTLPLTVRTSKAARVEAALMVAEGALSERKLLQFAGLAEVAEVRQAISELNTAYDRTRSAFRIERLATGYQLLTDPVFAPWLDRIHQRQARLRLSAVAMETLSIIAYRQPLTRADIESVRGVQSAEIVKQLMERNLVKIVGEDDSLGKPYLYGTTRQFLEAYALGSLDDLPMSAEMRRPMSRTRIEEEPAEDGGEAAAPREESA; this is encoded by the coding sequence ATGACCGGTCATTCTTTGTCTGGCCCGCTGCGTTCGCCCATTGCCCGGGCGACTGAGACGCGGAATGCCGCGGAGTTCCGCCGGGTTTTCTTTCGGCGGCGGACGATTGCCGCGGCCGAGTCGAGTGAACGATCGACGCTTCCCCTGACGGTCCGGACGTCGAAGGCGGCGCGGGTCGAGGCGGCGCTGATGGTGGCGGAAGGGGCTTTGTCAGAGCGGAAGCTGTTGCAGTTTGCGGGGCTGGCTGAGGTCGCGGAGGTTCGGCAGGCGATTTCGGAGCTGAACACCGCTTATGACCGGACGCGGTCGGCGTTCCGGATTGAGCGGCTGGCGACGGGGTATCAGCTTTTGACGGACCCGGTGTTTGCGCCGTGGTTGGACCGGATTCATCAGCGGCAGGCGCGGTTGCGGCTTTCTGCGGTGGCGATGGAGACGTTGTCGATCATTGCGTATCGGCAGCCGTTGACGCGGGCGGATATTGAGTCGGTGCGGGGGGTGCAGTCGGCGGAGATTGTGAAGCAGTTGATGGAGCGGAACCTGGTGAAGATCGTGGGTGAGGACGATTCGCTGGGTAAGCCGTATCTGTATGGGACGACGCGGCAGTTTCTGGAGGCGTATGCGTTGGGGAGTCTGGACGATCTGCCGATGTCGGCGGAGATGCGTCGGCCGATGTCGCGGACAAGGATTGAGGAAGAGCCGGCTGAAGACGGTGGAGAGGCAGCAGCTCCGCGAGAGGAATCCGCTTGA
- the mntR gene encoding manganese-binding transcriptional regulator MntR — MTSSPRPASPHARTRRDHATELAEDYVEAIDDLVRTTGKCRVTDLAKHFGVSHVTVNRTVARLVRDGYVQTEPYGPVTLTPTGQKTARTARTRHEIVERFLRALGVGDRIAAIDAEGIEHHVSAETLRAMERFANEHKPAPPTEEA; from the coding sequence ATGACGTCTTCCCCGCGCCCCGCCAGCCCGCACGCCCGGACCCGTCGCGATCACGCCACGGAACTGGCGGAGGACTACGTCGAAGCGATCGATGACCTCGTCCGCACGACCGGGAAGTGCCGCGTCACCGACCTGGCCAAGCACTTCGGCGTCAGCCACGTCACGGTCAACCGCACCGTCGCCCGCCTCGTCCGCGACGGCTACGTCCAGACCGAACCCTACGGACCCGTCACTCTCACTCCCACCGGCCAGAAAACCGCTCGCACCGCCCGCACCCGCCACGAGATCGTGGAGCGCTTCCTCCGGGCCCTCGGCGTCGGCGACCGCATCGCCGCCATCGACGCGGAAGGGATCGAGCACCACGTCAGCGCGGAAACGCTCCGGGCCATGGAACGCTTCGCCAACGAACACAAGCCCGCTCCGCCGACCGAAGAGGCCTGA
- the hisI gene encoding phosphoribosyl-AMP cyclohydrolase, which yields MSQDGPNFEKSVLIPVVAQDESSGDVLMLAYMNQEAYDETLQTGRVCYYSRSRKKLWRKGEESGNVQELKSIYYDCDADTLLVKVNQIGGAACHEGYKSCFFRKIDPATRKVEVVGERVFDPAEVYRK from the coding sequence ATGTCGCAAGACGGCCCCAACTTCGAAAAGTCCGTGCTCATTCCGGTCGTCGCCCAGGACGAGTCGAGCGGCGATGTCCTGATGCTGGCCTACATGAACCAGGAGGCGTACGACGAGACGCTCCAGACTGGGCGGGTCTGCTATTACAGCCGCAGCCGCAAGAAGTTGTGGCGAAAGGGCGAGGAGTCCGGCAACGTCCAGGAACTTAAGTCGATCTACTACGATTGCGACGCCGATACGCTGCTTGTGAAGGTGAACCAGATCGGCGGGGCAGCCTGCCACGAGGGGTACAAGAGCTGTTTCTTCCGCAAGATCGATCCCGCGACGCGGAAGGTCGAAGTGGTCGGCGAACGAGTGTTCGATCCGGCCGAGGTTTATCGCAAGTGA
- a CDS encoding NUDIX hydrolase, which produces MSEEIFDVCDEQDNVIGQAPRSVVHARKLLHRAVHIWVFNSSGELLTHMRSATKDEFPSTYTSSASGHLSAGETYDEAAPRELEEELGIRAELTRLTSLPASPATAYEHTVLYRCTTDATPRPDPGEVAAVEFRPFAYVAEMARTSPEKFSPPFLQLVEWAVANGVGRS; this is translated from the coding sequence ATGTCGGAAGAGATCTTCGACGTCTGTGATGAGCAGGACAATGTGATCGGGCAGGCGCCGCGGTCGGTGGTGCATGCCCGCAAGCTCTTGCACCGGGCGGTGCATATCTGGGTGTTCAATTCCAGTGGGGAGCTGCTGACCCATATGCGGTCGGCGACGAAGGATGAGTTTCCTTCGACCTATACGTCGTCGGCGTCTGGGCATCTGTCGGCGGGCGAGACGTATGACGAGGCGGCGCCGCGGGAGCTTGAAGAGGAGTTGGGGATTCGGGCGGAGCTGACGCGGTTGACGTCGCTTCCGGCATCGCCGGCGACGGCTTACGAGCACACGGTTCTTTACCGGTGCACGACGGATGCGACGCCTCGTCCGGATCCGGGCGAGGTGGCGGCGGTTGAGTTCAGGCCGTTTGCGTACGTGGCGGAGATGGCGCGGACGTCGCCGGAGAAGTTCTCGCCGCCGTTTCTGCAGCTGGTGGAGTGGGCTGTGGCGAACGGCGTCGGGCGCTCATGA